In one window of Brassica rapa cultivar Chiifu-401-42 chromosome A07, CAAS_Brap_v3.01, whole genome shotgun sequence DNA:
- the LOC103831033 gene encoding probable methyltransferase At1g27930 yields the protein MIPEKWKGAKHTLLERPWFIIAALAGLLGGALLITSIIRATDSTLSLCSTAKTTAQSIAEYSTTPIQLQSIVHYATSQTVPQQSFEEISISLNVLKERIPCNFLVFGLGHDSLMWASLNPRGTTVFLEDDPEWIQAVLKDAPSLRAHHVQYRTQLSQADNLLATYRSEPKCLPANAFPIRYNEKCPLALTSLPDEFYDTEWDLIMVDAPKGYFPTAPGRMAAIFSAAIMARNRKGAGTTHVFLHDVDRIVEKTYANEFLCEKYRVNSAGRLWHFEIPNAANMSDQPGDRFC from the coding sequence atgatTCCAGAGAAGTGGAAAGGAGCAAAGCACACGCTTCTAGAGCGACCATGGTTCATCATAGCTGCTCTAGCTGGTCTTTTAGGTGGCGCACTGCTCATCACAAGTATCATCCGAGCTACGGACAGCACTCTATCTTTATGTTCCACCGCAAAAACCACGGCGCAGTCCATAGCCGAATACTCAACCACACCAATCCAGCTTCAATCCATCGTCCACTACGCGACCTCACAGACCGTTCCTCAACAATCCTTCGAGGAGATATCAATCTCTTTAAACGTCCTTAAGGAACGTATACCTTGCAATTTTCTTGTCTTTGGCCTCGGCCATGACTCCCTCATGTGGGCCTCCCTCAATCCACGTGGCACCACTGTGTTCCTTGAGGACGATCCTGAGTGGATCCAGGCCGTCCTCAAGGATGCACCGTCCCTGAGGGCCCACCATGTTCAGTATCGGACCCAACTTTCTCAAGCCGACAATCTTCTCGCGACCTACCGGTCCGAACCCAAGTGCTTACCTGCCAACGCTTTCCCCATCCGCTACAACGAAAAGTGTCCATTGGCTTTGACTTCACTTCCTGATGAGTTCTATGATACCGAGTGGGATCTCATCATGGTGGACGCACCAAAAGGGTACTTCCCAACCGCGCCAGGGAGGATGGCAGCTATATTCTCCGCAGCCATCATGGCACGTAACCGGAAGGGTGCGGGCACCACCCACGTTTTCCTTCATGATGTTGACCGCATAGTGGAGAAGACGTACGCCAACGAGTTCCTATGCGAGAAGTACAGAGTCAATTCAGCTGGTAGGCTCTGGCACTTTGAGATACCCAACGCTGCTAACATGAGCGACCAGCCTGGGGACCGATTTTGCTAG
- the LOC103831034 gene encoding ranBP2-type zinc finger protein At1g67325 produces MSQVDNRNSSAAKRARTDGGRREDDWTCPSCGNVNFSFRTTCNMRNCTQSRPADHNGKSAPKHMQSPQSFSSPGRYLGSGGPPPVYMGGSPYGSSLFNGSMPPYDVPFSGGSPYHFNYSSRLPAGAHYRPLHMSGPPPPYHGGSMMGSGGMYGMPPPPMNRYGLGIAMGPAAAAAMMPRSGYYSDEKSQKRDSTRENDWTCPNCGNVNFSFRIVCNMRKCNTPKPGPPQVQQGGSSDQISKQKAPEGSWKCDNCGNINYPFRNKCNRQNCGADKPGDHSNESPSNAPEENDQ; encoded by the exons ATGTCTCAG GTAGACAACAGAAACTCTTCAGCAGCCAAGCGTGCTAGAACTGACG GGGGACGCAGGGAAGATGATTGGACCTGCCCCAGTTGTGGCAATGTCAATTTCTCATTCCGGACTACCTGCAATATGCGTAATTGCACTCAGTCTCGACCTGCTGATCACAATGGG AAGTCTGCTCCCAAACATATGCAATCTCCACAAAGCTTCTCATCGCCAGGGAGATATTTAGGATCTGGGGGTCCCCCTCCAGTATATATGGGCGGATCACCGTATGGATCCTCTCTCTTTAACGGGTCTATGCCTCCTTATGACGTTCCCTTTTCTGGGGGTTCGCCTTATCACTTTAACTATAGTAGCCGACTTCCTGCTGGAGCTCATTACAGACCGTTACATATGTCtggaccaccaccaccataccaTGGTGGATCTATGATGGGAAGTG GAGGCATGTATGGAATGCCTCCACCACCCATGAACAGGTATGGCCTTGGGATAGCCATGGGCCCTGCTGCTGCCGCCGCTATG ATGCCAAGATCGGGGTACTATTCAGATGAAAAATCACAAAAGAGAG ATTCAACTCGTGAGAATGATTGGACATGTCCGAATTGTGGTAATGTAAACTTCTCATTCAGAATTGTATGTAACATGAGAAAGTGCAACACTCCAAAGCCTGGGCCTCCTCAG GTGCAGCAAGGTGGAAGCTCAGATCAAATCTCCA AACAAAAGGCACCGGAAGGAAGCTGGAAGTGTGACAACTGTGGAAACATAAACTATCCGTTCAGAAACAAATGCAACAGGCAAAACTGTGGAGCTGATAAACCAGGGGATCATTCGAACGAATCTCCTTCCAATGCACCAGAAGAGAACGATCAG TGA
- the LOC103831035 gene encoding probable DNA primase large subunit isoform X1, translating to MEVIRSQKRTASNDVVSNPKIPLYLTAPPLEVRLEEFELFAIDRLRVLKGVSDGLARGKNPKEMDDVVDALWKEHMRHSDASEMLNKDIISHFVIRLVYCRSDELKKWFLSMETALFRHRFRLRNFEAQRAIVGEFGLPYKAVTGAELEVTVGSRTVVYVLSSWWLYVESKYLYFLDHFQSLKERLGQVVRSLGQISPSVEAVYYKVPFEEVPDLVAGRRVLIQKGHAFVAGSQLVSLVVTQFRSHISKALILTNRKWMTTIREREKDRLTPIVEALSTTYVGPDYSQSSEYADISLKDIDQVSKSSFPLCMRHLFEKLREDHHLKHGGRMQLGLFLKGVGLKLDDALAFWRAEFSKKVGSERFDKEYAYGIRHNYGKEGKRTDYTPYACQKIISSAPGAGDHHGCPYRHFSEDNLRAALGRMGLSSRGMEDVMDKVRNKHFQLACTLTFEAVYGTSCDVGINHPNQYFEESQKILKSKTPAAPV from the exons ATGGAGGTGATACGATCTCAGAAGCGGACAGCCTCCAACGACGTCGTTTCGAATCCCAAGATCCCGCTCTATCTCACGGCTCCTCCGTTGGAAGTCCGATTAGAAGAGTTCGAGCTCTTCGCCATAGATCGCTTACGAG TTCTGAAAGGGGTGTCAGATGGATTAGCCCGTGGGAAAAACCCAAAGGAGATGGATGATGTGGTGGACGCGTTGTGGAAAGAACATATGAGACATTCTGATGCGTCTGAGATGTTAAACAAGGATATCATCTCGCATTTCGTTATACGTCTCGTTTATTGCAGATc GGATGAGTTGAAGAAATGGTTTCTTAGCATGGAGACTGCTCTTTTCCGACACAGGTTCCGCCTTCGGAACTTTGAAGCTCAG AGAGCTATTGTAGGAGAGTTTGGACTACCGTATAAGGCAGTCACAGGAGCAGAGCTTGAGGTAACTGTTGGTTCCAGGACTGTGGTGTATGTTCTTTCCTCTTGGTGGTTATATGTAGAATCcaaatatttgtattttcttgACCATTTTCAGAGTTTGAAGGAGAGATTGGGGCAAGTCGTACGTTCACTGGGTCAAATTTCACCTTCTG TTGAAGCCGTATACTATAAG GTTCCTTTTGAAGAAGTTCCTGACCTTGTAGCTGGCCGGAGAGTACTTATACAGAAAGGCCATGCCTTTGTTGCTGGCAGTCAG TTGGTTTCCCTTGTTGTCACACAATTTCGATCTCATATATCAAAAGCCCTCATTCTGACAAACAG aAAATGGATGACTACCATTCGAGAGCGAGAAAAAGACAGACTGACTCCA ATAGTGGAAGCGTTATCTACAACCTACGTGGGTCCTGATTATTCTCAG TCAAGTGAGTACGCTGACATATCACTCAAGGACATTGATCAAGTTTCCAAGAGTTCCTTTCCACTTTGTATGAGGCATCTATTTGAAAAA CTTCGAGAAGACCACCATCTAAAACATGGAGGAAGAATGCAACTGGGTCTGTTTTTGAAG GGTGTGGGTCTGAAGCTGGATGACGCCCTAGCATTTTGGAGAGCAGAATTCTCAAAAAAG GTTGGCTCTGAGAGATTTGATAAAGAGTATGCGTATGGCATTCGCCATAACTACGGGAAGGAAGGCAAGAGAACG GATTATACCCCTTATGCTTGTCAGAAGATCATTTCATCTGCTCCTGGCGCTGGGGATCATCATGGCTGTCCTTATCGACATTTCAG TGAGGATAACCTGAGAGCAGCACTTGGTAGAATGGGATTGAGTTCTCGTGGAATGGAAGATGTAATGGATAAAGTGCGCAACAAACACTTTCAG CTTGCATGCACATTGACCTTTGAAGCTGTTTATGGTACATCGTGTGATGTTGGTATCAACCATCCAAACCAATACTTCGAGGAGAGTCAGAAGATTTTGAAATCCAAGACGCCAGCTGCTCCGGTTTAA
- the LOC103831035 gene encoding probable DNA primase large subunit isoform X2: MEVIRSQKRTASNDVVSNPKIPLYLTAPPLEVRLEEFELFAIDRLRVLKGVSDGLARGKNPKEMDDVVDALWKEHMRHSDASEMLNKDIISHFVIRLVYCRSDELKKWFLSMETALFRHRFRLRNFEAQRAIVGEFGLPYKAVTGAELESLKERLGQVVRSLGQISPSVEAVYYKVPFEEVPDLVAGRRVLIQKGHAFVAGSQLVSLVVTQFRSHISKALILTNRKWMTTIREREKDRLTPIVEALSTTYVGPDYSQSSEYADISLKDIDQVSKSSFPLCMRHLFEKLREDHHLKHGGRMQLGLFLKGVGLKLDDALAFWRAEFSKKVGSERFDKEYAYGIRHNYGKEGKRTDYTPYACQKIISSAPGAGDHHGCPYRHFSEDNLRAALGRMGLSSRGMEDVMDKVRNKHFQLACTLTFEAVYGTSCDVGINHPNQYFEESQKILKSKTPAAPV, from the exons ATGGAGGTGATACGATCTCAGAAGCGGACAGCCTCCAACGACGTCGTTTCGAATCCCAAGATCCCGCTCTATCTCACGGCTCCTCCGTTGGAAGTCCGATTAGAAGAGTTCGAGCTCTTCGCCATAGATCGCTTACGAG TTCTGAAAGGGGTGTCAGATGGATTAGCCCGTGGGAAAAACCCAAAGGAGATGGATGATGTGGTGGACGCGTTGTGGAAAGAACATATGAGACATTCTGATGCGTCTGAGATGTTAAACAAGGATATCATCTCGCATTTCGTTATACGTCTCGTTTATTGCAGATc GGATGAGTTGAAGAAATGGTTTCTTAGCATGGAGACTGCTCTTTTCCGACACAGGTTCCGCCTTCGGAACTTTGAAGCTCAG AGAGCTATTGTAGGAGAGTTTGGACTACCGTATAAGGCAGTCACAGGAGCAGAGCTTGAG AGTTTGAAGGAGAGATTGGGGCAAGTCGTACGTTCACTGGGTCAAATTTCACCTTCTG TTGAAGCCGTATACTATAAG GTTCCTTTTGAAGAAGTTCCTGACCTTGTAGCTGGCCGGAGAGTACTTATACAGAAAGGCCATGCCTTTGTTGCTGGCAGTCAG TTGGTTTCCCTTGTTGTCACACAATTTCGATCTCATATATCAAAAGCCCTCATTCTGACAAACAG aAAATGGATGACTACCATTCGAGAGCGAGAAAAAGACAGACTGACTCCA ATAGTGGAAGCGTTATCTACAACCTACGTGGGTCCTGATTATTCTCAG TCAAGTGAGTACGCTGACATATCACTCAAGGACATTGATCAAGTTTCCAAGAGTTCCTTTCCACTTTGTATGAGGCATCTATTTGAAAAA CTTCGAGAAGACCACCATCTAAAACATGGAGGAAGAATGCAACTGGGTCTGTTTTTGAAG GGTGTGGGTCTGAAGCTGGATGACGCCCTAGCATTTTGGAGAGCAGAATTCTCAAAAAAG GTTGGCTCTGAGAGATTTGATAAAGAGTATGCGTATGGCATTCGCCATAACTACGGGAAGGAAGGCAAGAGAACG GATTATACCCCTTATGCTTGTCAGAAGATCATTTCATCTGCTCCTGGCGCTGGGGATCATCATGGCTGTCCTTATCGACATTTCAG TGAGGATAACCTGAGAGCAGCACTTGGTAGAATGGGATTGAGTTCTCGTGGAATGGAAGATGTAATGGATAAAGTGCGCAACAAACACTTTCAG CTTGCATGCACATTGACCTTTGAAGCTGTTTATGGTACATCGTGTGATGTTGGTATCAACCATCCAAACCAATACTTCGAGGAGAGTCAGAAGATTTTGAAATCCAAGACGCCAGCTGCTCCGGTTTAA
- the LOC103831481 gene encoding uncharacterized protein LOC103831481 — protein sequence MLQLKHLLPTFLRCSVGNGTTASFWFDFWTELGPLHLLFGSTASRTLRLPISATVADAVRDGHWNLPSARSQNAVTLQIVLTTTPVPAPANDKDSFLWRSHTGGFGAKFSSSVTWDFLRQRSPAVEWHEIYHLPTIGSLLCGFDDYKIQWPIFITSEDYHEATTAGYCVLPMARA from the exons ATGTTACAGCTTAAACATCTATTACCAACGTTCCTTCGGTGTTCTGTTGGTAATGGTACCACCGCTTCCTTCTGGTTTGATTTCTGGACAGAATTAGGGCCTCTACATTTGTTATTCGGCTCTACTGCATCTAGGACACTAAGGCTTCCAATCTCTGCAACTGTTGCTGATGCAGTCAGGGATGGTCACTGGAACCTCCCTTCAGCTAGAAGTCAAAATGCAGTAACACTGCAGATTGTTCTCACCACCACTCCGGTCCCCGCTCCTGCTAACGACAAAGACTCCTTTCTTTGGAGATCTCACACGGGTGGGTTTGGGGCTAAATTCTCTTCTTCAGTCACTTGGGATTTTTTGCGTCAACGATCTCCCGCAGTTGAGTGGCATGAG ATTTATCACCTCCCCACCATCGGATCTCTCCTCTGTGGTTTTGATGATTACAAGATACAATGGCCTATATTTATCACAAGTGAAGACTATCATGAAGCTACTACTGCAGGTTATTGTGTACTCCCTATGGCGCGAGCGTAA